From the Maioricimonas rarisocia genome, one window contains:
- the fusA gene encoding elongation factor G, protein MDLTKLRNIGISAHIDSGKTTLTERILFYSGRIHKVNEVRGEGDGATMDFMDLERERGITIASAATQVRWHDYTVNVIDTPGHVDFTVEVERSLRVLDGAILVLCSVGGVQSQSLTVDRQMKRYHIPRIAFINKLDRNGADPNSVIQQMRDKLGITPVALQLPIGVGADLSGIIDLVKMKALFFDGSRGETVREDEIPADYQEAAQAARAEMLETLSMFSDELMMALLEEQEFSEEQLHTLIREATLAREITPVLMGSAFKDKGVQPLLDAVTQYLPCPRDRDVYAIDIDATEKAHKAGELAENESKRVPLSDSLDEPLVSMAFKTVVEQFGQLTYFRIYQGKIVKGESYINTRTGKKVRFGRLLRMHANDREDIDVGEAGDIIAVVGVDCASGDTFCGAGANYSLESIYVPEPVIRLSVEPLARDSADRLGKALERFRREDPTFQVSTDQETGETIIAGMGQLHLEVYIERIRREYRCEVMVGEPRVAYKECPTKPIEFNYKHKKQTGGSGQYAHVVGKMFLLDEDAEEPYTFINSISQGRIPQQYIPAADAGFRRALEKGPLCECEVVRVGVELTDGSYHDVDSSEKAFETCGWQAMRDSLQKASPALLEPIMQLEVEVPEEYQGPVTGHLSSKRGLITNTTSREGTAVILAEVPLAAMFDYANELRSMTQGKGGFSMEFSKYKEVPRNIQEEVVERRRKEKAERMAMA, encoded by the coding sequence ATGGACCTCACCAAACTTCGTAACATCGGCATCTCCGCTCACATCGATTCCGGCAAGACCACGCTGACGGAGCGGATCCTGTTCTACTCGGGTCGCATCCACAAGGTGAACGAGGTCCGGGGTGAGGGTGACGGTGCCACCATGGACTTCATGGACCTGGAGCGTGAGCGCGGCATCACGATCGCCTCCGCTGCCACGCAGGTCCGCTGGCACGATTACACTGTGAACGTGATCGACACGCCTGGCCACGTGGACTTCACCGTTGAGGTGGAACGCAGCCTGCGCGTGCTCGATGGCGCGATCCTGGTGCTCTGCTCGGTCGGTGGTGTGCAGAGCCAGTCGCTGACCGTCGACCGTCAGATGAAGCGGTACCACATTCCGCGTATCGCCTTCATCAACAAGCTCGACCGGAACGGGGCCGACCCGAACAGTGTGATCCAGCAGATGCGGGACAAGCTCGGCATTACGCCAGTTGCCCTGCAGCTGCCGATCGGCGTCGGTGCCGACCTCAGTGGCATCATCGACCTGGTCAAGATGAAGGCGCTGTTCTTCGACGGCAGCCGCGGCGAGACCGTCCGTGAAGACGAGATCCCCGCCGACTACCAGGAAGCAGCTCAGGCCGCCCGCGCCGAGATGCTCGAAACGCTGTCGATGTTCAGCGACGAGCTGATGATGGCGCTGCTGGAAGAGCAGGAGTTCTCCGAAGAACAACTGCACACGCTGATTCGCGAAGCGACACTCGCCCGCGAAATCACGCCCGTGCTGATGGGTTCGGCGTTCAAGGACAAGGGCGTACAGCCCCTGCTCGATGCCGTCACCCAATACCTGCCCTGTCCGCGGGATCGCGACGTCTACGCGATCGACATCGACGCCACGGAGAAGGCCCACAAGGCCGGCGAACTGGCCGAAAACGAGTCGAAGCGGGTTCCGCTGAGTGACTCGCTGGACGAGCCGCTGGTCTCGATGGCCTTCAAGACCGTCGTCGAACAGTTCGGCCAGTTGACATACTTCCGCATTTATCAGGGGAAGATCGTCAAGGGCGAGAGCTACATCAACACGCGTACGGGCAAGAAGGTGCGGTTCGGCCGCCTGCTCCGTATGCACGCCAACGATCGCGAGGATATCGATGTCGGCGAAGCCGGCGACATCATCGCGGTGGTGGGTGTCGATTGTGCCTCGGGTGACACGTTCTGCGGTGCCGGTGCGAACTACTCGCTGGAAAGCATCTACGTGCCGGAGCCGGTGATCCGCCTGTCGGTCGAGCCGCTGGCCCGCGACAGTGCCGATCGACTCGGCAAGGCTCTCGAACGGTTCCGACGCGAAGACCCGACCTTCCAGGTCAGCACCGACCAGGAAACCGGCGAGACGATTATCGCCGGCATGGGTCAGCTGCACCTCGAAGTGTACATCGAACGAATTCGTCGCGAGTATCGCTGCGAAGTGATGGTCGGCGAACCGCGGGTGGCCTACAAGGAATGCCCGACGAAGCCGATCGAGTTCAACTACAAGCACAAGAAGCAGACCGGTGGTTCGGGTCAGTACGCTCACGTCGTCGGGAAGATGTTCCTGCTCGACGAGGATGCCGAAGAGCCCTACACCTTCATCAACAGCATCTCGCAGGGTCGTATCCCGCAGCAGTACATTCCGGCGGCCGATGCTGGCTTCCGGCGTGCACTGGAGAAGGGACCGCTGTGCGAGTGCGAAGTGGTTCGCGTCGGCGTCGAACTGACGGACGGCAGCTACCACGACGTCGACTCTTCGGAAAAGGCATTCGAAACCTGTGGCTGGCAGGCCATGCGGGATTCCCTCCAGAAGGCAAGCCCGGCCCTGCTTGAGCCGATCATGCAGCTCGAAGTCGAAGTTCCCGAAGAGTACCAGGGTCCGGTGACCGGCCACCTGTCCAGCAAGCGTGGTCTGATCACCAACACGACCAGCCGCGAAGGGACGGCGGTCATCCTGGCCGAAGTCCCGCTGGCCGCGATGTTCGATTACGCCAACGAACTGCGTTCGATGACGCAGGGTAAGGGCGGATTCAGCATGGAGTTCTCCAAGTACAAGGAAGTGCCGCGGAACATCCAGGAAGAAGTCGTCGAACGCCGCCGCAAGGAAAAGGCCGAGCGGATGGCCATGGCCTGA
- a CDS encoding DUF6807 family protein → MTCRLPRLLFAVTGAALLAFSSAPAPAADAAFEWKDNPEKGVCNLYYGDQPVLQYFYTVDESTDEAAFDTAKVFHHVYGPGSDDLITKGPGGKFPHHRGMYVGWNKTTFDGRTEDFWHCRKGERLRHVRFEELEAGDKSATMTAVISWNDSDGKPVIEEHRTVEVRKLPVDAQPGYGWQIDWSTTLHSKRGKITLKGDRQHAGFQYRAAQYVAEANNATYVRPEGHPQQPAPYQVDDRKEPNKHVDLGWLAMTYELNGKRYTIEYMESPETPSPSRYSERPYGRFGAFFEAEITEDEPLEMTYRVNVVPGPTPSQATIQNRYEAFTHSLEG, encoded by the coding sequence ATGACCTGCCGTCTCCCACGCCTGCTGTTCGCCGTCACCGGCGCCGCATTGCTTGCCTTCTCATCCGCCCCCGCACCTGCTGCCGACGCAGCCTTCGAGTGGAAGGACAACCCCGAGAAGGGGGTCTGCAACCTGTACTACGGTGACCAGCCGGTGCTGCAGTACTTTTACACTGTCGACGAGTCGACCGACGAAGCCGCGTTTGACACGGCCAAAGTCTTCCATCACGTCTACGGACCGGGAAGCGACGATCTGATCACCAAGGGACCGGGGGGCAAGTTCCCGCATCACCGGGGAATGTACGTCGGCTGGAACAAGACGACCTTCGACGGTCGGACCGAGGACTTCTGGCACTGCCGCAAGGGTGAGCGGCTCCGGCACGTCCGCTTCGAAGAACTCGAAGCCGGCGACAAGTCCGCCACGATGACGGCGGTCATCAGCTGGAACGACAGCGACGGCAAGCCGGTCATTGAGGAACACCGGACGGTGGAAGTCCGCAAGCTGCCGGTCGATGCCCAGCCAGGTTACGGCTGGCAGATCGACTGGAGCACGACGCTGCACAGCAAGCGTGGCAAGATCACACTGAAAGGGGATCGCCAGCACGCCGGCTTCCAGTACCGGGCCGCCCAGTATGTCGCCGAGGCGAATAACGCCACCTACGTTCGCCCGGAGGGGCATCCGCAGCAGCCGGCTCCGTACCAGGTCGATGACCGCAAGGAGCCGAACAAGCACGTCGACCTCGGCTGGCTCGCGATGACCTACGAGTTGAACGGCAAGCGGTACACGATCGAGTACATGGAAAGCCCGGAAACCCCGTCGCCGTCGCGGTACTCGGAACGCCCGTATGGTCGTTTCGGTGCGTTCTTCGAAGCCGAGATTACGGAAGACGAGCCGCTGGAAATGACCTACCGCGTGAACGTCGTTCCGGGTCCGACGCCCAGTCAGGCGACGATCCAGAATCGGTACGAGGCGTTTACCCACTCCCTCGAAGGTTAG
- a CDS encoding triphosphoribosyl-dephospho-CoA synthase, translated as MHPDIETLQRWIRIACLAEARARKPGNVHPGASFQDLTYEDFVRSAHAASPVLARGTAGTLGQTICKAVEATQAEVRTNTNLGICLLLAPMVAAVRNGDLRAEMSSVLAGTTCTDAAWVYRAIRTAVPGGLGKVDEQDVADEPTETLLEVMQRAADRDRVAWQYAHGFRDIFEIALPCLEESVDDAAEERIVGLHLRLMSQIPDTLIARKCGVDVAKESAERAAAVLSAGWPGRNARSALAGLDAWLRADGHRRNPGTTADLVAASLFAALVEGVVTEEQVTF; from the coding sequence ATGCATCCGGACATCGAGACATTGCAGCGATGGATCCGCATCGCCTGTCTTGCCGAGGCCCGGGCCCGCAAGCCGGGCAATGTTCATCCAGGAGCGTCGTTCCAGGACCTGACGTACGAAGATTTCGTCCGTTCCGCGCACGCGGCCAGCCCCGTCCTGGCACGGGGAACGGCCGGCACGCTCGGCCAAACGATCTGTAAGGCCGTGGAAGCAACACAGGCTGAGGTTCGCACGAATACAAACCTGGGCATCTGCCTTCTGCTCGCGCCGATGGTTGCCGCGGTTCGCAATGGCGATTTGCGTGCGGAGATGTCATCCGTACTTGCCGGCACGACCTGCACGGATGCTGCCTGGGTTTATCGTGCCATCCGCACGGCCGTCCCCGGAGGGCTCGGCAAGGTGGACGAGCAGGATGTCGCCGACGAACCGACCGAAACGCTGCTCGAGGTGATGCAGCGGGCTGCCGACCGCGATCGCGTGGCGTGGCAGTACGCGCACGGCTTCCGCGACATTTTCGAGATCGCTCTCCCCTGTCTCGAGGAGTCAGTCGACGACGCGGCCGAAGAGCGGATTGTCGGTCTGCATCTGCGACTGATGAGCCAGATCCCCGACACGTTGATCGCGCGAAAGTGCGGGGTCGATGTGGCGAAGGAATCGGCCGAACGGGCGGCTGCTGTGCTGAGCGCGGGGTGGCCCGGACGGAACGCCCGGTCGGCACTCGCGGGACTCGATGCCTGGTTGCGGGCCGATGGTCATCGACGCAATCCGGGAACGACGGCGGACCTGGTCGCAGCGTCGCTGTTTGCGGCGCTGGTGGAAGGCGTTGTTACCGAGGAACAGGTGACGTTCTGA
- a CDS encoding division/cell wall cluster transcriptional repressor MraZ, with translation MPEAPETFITGEIKRTLDERHRLSLPADFAQAVTDDQGQTIVAKERAGCLSLWRATDWQKRIDDGVSLIRQKISAGRMEQKWTDVQRLGRLLSTRYSTVKLANRSRLLIPEGFREFLGVEKGQDVIVVGAVICVEIWNPQAWLDQLKQDMPEFGSLFKELTD, from the coding sequence ATGCCTGAAGCACCTGAGACATTCATCACCGGTGAGATCAAACGGACGCTCGATGAGCGGCACCGCTTGTCATTGCCGGCGGACTTTGCTCAGGCGGTCACGGATGACCAGGGACAGACCATCGTCGCGAAGGAACGTGCCGGATGTTTGTCCCTCTGGCGTGCCACGGACTGGCAGAAGCGGATTGATGACGGCGTCTCTCTGATTCGTCAGAAGATTTCCGCCGGCCGGATGGAACAGAAATGGACGGACGTGCAGAGACTCGGCCGTCTGCTTTCGACCCGTTACTCCACCGTCAAACTGGCCAACCGGTCACGACTGCTTATTCCCGAGGGATTCCGGGAGTTTCTCGGCGTCGAGAAAGGGCAGGACGTGATTGTGGTCGGAGCGGTGATTTGCGTGGAAATCTGGAACCCGCAAGCCTGGCTGGATCAGCTCAAGCAGGACATGCCGGAATTCGGCTCACTGTTCAAGGAACTCACGGACTAG
- a CDS encoding sensor histidine kinase: MNWSAGVAGSAFSSTWLRLSAPVILLSLLLFVVAAGAGWWIWQEEQQSTRLLEDSLESARVAHELEDLLNGLHRRLSQYVVSGEEKHLDSALGMNDDADRCLIRAERLELTTDGRNLVSRVRRQYTVVYQQVADLSEQTATQSNRQEVKELLDEVLTPELLDRVSRYRSDYENRLASARNESRHADDRMAFLLIALGLCGAIAGLMTGWSMARNVHRSLVELSVPIHDAAGTLNEVVGPIRVHSAGNLEEMRSSLDDMSARVGTVVERLQQAQQDALRAEQLAALGQLAAGLAHELRNPLTAMKTLIQSAQQDPEQSSLTQEDLDVLGEEIDRLNRTIQTFLDYARPPRLHRQSVDLRTVIGDLARLTAHRLQRQHVQLDQNIDAGLPSIQADPDQLRQVLLNLILNALDAQPDGGRIRVQARPVESTADEPDLVRIVVSDDGTGVPAEMRDRIFEPFVSSRDAGTGLGLSICRRIIEQHHGTIQLAEPSAERGAAFVIELPVHD, translated from the coding sequence GTGAACTGGTCTGCAGGAGTTGCCGGCAGCGCGTTCTCGTCGACGTGGCTTCGACTGAGTGCGCCGGTCATCCTCCTCAGCCTGCTGCTGTTCGTCGTCGCTGCGGGGGCCGGATGGTGGATCTGGCAGGAGGAACAACAGAGCACTCGCCTGCTCGAAGACTCGCTCGAATCGGCACGCGTCGCGCACGAACTCGAAGACCTGCTCAATGGTCTGCATCGTCGGCTCTCGCAGTACGTCGTCTCGGGTGAGGAGAAGCATCTCGACAGCGCGCTGGGAATGAACGACGACGCCGACCGATGCCTCATCCGTGCCGAGCGACTCGAACTGACGACCGACGGCCGCAACCTCGTCTCGCGGGTGCGGCGACAGTACACGGTCGTCTATCAGCAGGTGGCCGACCTGTCGGAGCAGACCGCTACCCAGAGCAATCGCCAGGAAGTGAAGGAACTTCTCGACGAGGTCCTGACACCCGAGTTGCTCGACCGTGTCAGCCGGTACCGGTCCGACTACGAGAACCGGCTGGCATCGGCCCGAAATGAGAGCCGCCATGCGGATGATCGCATGGCCTTCCTGCTCATCGCCCTGGGACTGTGTGGAGCCATCGCGGGTTTGATGACCGGCTGGTCGATGGCCCGCAACGTCCATCGCTCGCTGGTCGAGCTGAGCGTCCCGATCCACGATGCCGCCGGGACGCTCAACGAAGTGGTGGGACCGATCCGTGTCCACTCCGCCGGCAATCTCGAGGAGATGCGAAGTTCTCTCGATGACATGTCGGCACGAGTCGGCACCGTGGTCGAGCGTTTGCAGCAGGCACAGCAGGATGCCCTGCGGGCCGAACAACTCGCCGCCCTGGGCCAACTTGCTGCGGGCCTTGCCCATGAACTGCGCAACCCGCTGACGGCGATGAAGACGCTCATCCAGTCGGCCCAGCAGGACCCGGAACAGTCCTCGTTGACGCAGGAAGATCTGGATGTGCTCGGCGAGGAGATCGACCGGCTCAACCGCACGATCCAGACGTTTCTCGACTACGCCCGGCCGCCGCGACTGCATCGCCAGTCCGTCGATCTGCGAACCGTGATTGGTGATCTGGCCCGGCTGACGGCTCATCGCCTGCAGCGGCAGCATGTCCAGCTTGATCAGAACATCGACGCAGGACTGCCGTCGATCCAGGCCGACCCGGACCAGCTCCGACAGGTGCTGCTGAACCTCATTCTCAACGCACTCGATGCTCAGCCGGACGGGGGACGGATTCGCGTCCAGGCACGTCCGGTCGAGTCGACGGCAGACGAGCCCGATCTGGTGCGGATCGTTGTCAGCGATGACGGGACGGGCGTCCCTGCGGAGATGCGCGACCGCATCTTCGAACCGTTCGTCAGCAGCCGCGACGCCGGGACCGGACTGGGGTTGTCGATCTGCCGCCGCATCATCGAACAGCATCATGGTACGATCCAACTGGCGGAACCGTCCGCGGAGCGCGGCGCGGCCTTCGTGATCGAGCTACCCGTACATGACTGA
- a CDS encoding sigma-54-dependent transcriptional regulator, with protein sequence MPKLLIVDDEQNVLYSLVRGLRSPDLEIVTAETAQEGLRLVEAERPDAVLLDVKLPDRSGLDVFVDMHRIEKRLPVIIMTAHTTTETAIESMKRGAFDYLLKPFDLAELKRVVSKALEVSRLSRVPAVFDQEAAAADDTAVDRIVGTSPVMQSVYKEIGRVAPQDVNVLILGESGTGKELVARAIYQHSQRADSSFMAINCAAIPETLLESELFGHEQGAFTGADRRRIGKFEQADGGTIFLDEIGDMASATQAKVLRVLQDGKFQRVGGNETVSSDVRILAATNRDLEQAIAQREFRQDLFYRLNTFTIRLPPLRDRLEDLPLLVAHFVNLVCRDLDRDVPAVSPETMDALRSHDWPGNVRELQSAIRYGVVHATGDIITPDSLPEEVTGATYAVRSPAPSDEDWRGLRERIRGLLAEERPDLNHVVHQDVDRVLIEEVLAHVDGHQTRAAELLGISRTTLRNRMQQLGLSVGKSVQPE encoded by the coding sequence ATGCCGAAACTGCTGATCGTCGACGACGAACAGAATGTGCTCTACTCGCTTGTTCGCGGACTCCGTTCGCCGGACCTGGAGATCGTCACGGCCGAGACGGCGCAGGAGGGACTGCGGCTGGTCGAGGCTGAGCGTCCCGATGCCGTCCTGCTCGACGTCAAACTGCCGGACCGGTCGGGGCTGGACGTGTTCGTCGACATGCACCGGATCGAGAAGCGGCTGCCGGTCATCATCATGACCGCCCATACCACGACCGAGACCGCCATCGAGTCGATGAAACGGGGCGCGTTCGATTACCTGCTCAAGCCGTTTGACCTGGCGGAGCTGAAGCGAGTCGTGAGCAAGGCACTGGAGGTCAGCCGGCTCAGCCGTGTGCCAGCGGTCTTCGACCAGGAGGCCGCCGCTGCCGATGATACGGCCGTCGACCGGATCGTCGGCACCTCACCGGTCATGCAGTCGGTCTACAAGGAGATCGGCCGCGTCGCGCCGCAGGACGTTAACGTGTTGATCCTGGGGGAAAGCGGCACCGGCAAGGAACTCGTCGCCCGGGCCATCTATCAGCACAGCCAGCGGGCAGACAGTTCTTTCATGGCCATCAACTGTGCCGCCATTCCCGAGACCCTTCTCGAAAGCGAACTGTTCGGGCACGAGCAGGGAGCCTTTACGGGGGCCGACCGTCGACGCATCGGCAAGTTCGAACAGGCAGACGGAGGCACAATATTTCTGGACGAGATCGGCGACATGGCTTCGGCCACGCAGGCCAAGGTCCTCCGGGTGCTGCAGGACGGGAAGTTCCAGCGGGTCGGCGGCAACGAAACGGTCTCGAGCGATGTTCGCATCCTCGCAGCAACCAATCGGGATCTCGAACAGGCGATCGCGCAGCGCGAGTTCCGGCAGGATCTGTTCTATCGGCTCAATACGTTCACGATCCGGCTGCCTCCCTTGCGCGACCGGCTCGAGGACCTGCCGCTGCTGGTGGCGCACTTCGTCAACCTGGTCTGCCGCGACCTGGACCGGGACGTTCCGGCCGTGTCGCCGGAGACAATGGATGCCCTGCGCTCGCATGACTGGCCGGGAAACGTACGGGAACTGCAGAGTGCGATCCGCTACGGCGTCGTCCACGCAACCGGCGACATCATCACGCCCGACAGCCTGCCGGAAGAAGTCACCGGAGCCACTTACGCAGTCCGGTCCCCTGCCCCGTCCGACGAGGACTGGCGGGGGCTTCGAGAGCGAATTCGAGGACTACTGGCGGAAGAACGCCCCGACCTGAACCACGTCGTTCATCAGGACGTCGATCGGGTCCTGATCGAAGAAGTCCTCGCTCACGTCGACGGACATCAGACGCGGGCCGCCGAGTTGCTGGGCATCTCCCGCACGACGCTTCGCAACCGGATGCAGCAGCTCGGGCTGTCGGTCGGCAAAAGCGTTCAGCCGGAGTGA
- a CDS encoding NAD(P)/FAD-dependent oxidoreductase, which translates to MTEPTKQHRVVVVGGGFGGLEVARELRGAPVDVTLVDRRNFHLFQPLLYQVATGELSPANIAAPLRAIFRRQKNCQVLLGEVTGFDVDRRRVLLRDGELDYDSLVVAAGSTHSYFGHNEWESHAPGLKSVEDATRMRKKILLAFEAAEREPDPERRRAWLTFVLVGGGPTGVELAGALSEIARHTFRKDFRHIDPAEANIIIVEAADKPLHVYSDHLAGKASEALRQLGVEVRTRTKVVDIQEDHVVLESEEGHETLPTRTVLWTAGVAASPLGRLLADATDATTDRIGRVQVEPDLTLPGHPDLFVIGDLAHCADKDGRPLPGLAPVAIQQGSYVADVIASRLQNKPAPPPFTYKDHGSMAVIGRYAAIARVGRFELSGLFAWLLWLMLHLMEITLFQNRLLVLIQWGWAYFFRSRAARLITGPVEPLVETGDASREEVPQTPVEAGS; encoded by the coding sequence ATGACGGAACCGACGAAACAGCATCGAGTCGTGGTGGTCGGAGGAGGCTTCGGCGGCCTCGAAGTCGCTCGGGAACTGCGCGGAGCCCCGGTCGACGTCACCCTCGTTGACCGAAGAAACTTCCACCTCTTTCAGCCCTTGCTGTACCAGGTGGCGACCGGTGAACTATCCCCCGCCAACATCGCCGCCCCCTTGAGGGCGATCTTCCGGCGCCAGAAGAATTGCCAGGTCCTGCTCGGCGAGGTGACCGGATTCGATGTGGACCGTCGCCGCGTTCTGCTCCGCGACGGCGAGCTCGACTACGATTCGCTCGTGGTGGCAGCCGGCTCCACGCACAGCTACTTCGGCCACAACGAATGGGAGTCGCATGCGCCGGGGTTGAAGTCGGTCGAAGACGCGACGCGGATGCGCAAGAAGATCCTGCTGGCCTTCGAGGCGGCCGAACGGGAGCCGGATCCCGAGCGCCGCCGCGCGTGGCTGACGTTCGTACTGGTTGGTGGGGGACCGACCGGCGTCGAGCTGGCCGGAGCGCTTTCCGAGATTGCCCGGCACACGTTCCGCAAGGACTTCCGTCACATCGATCCGGCCGAAGCGAACATCATCATTGTCGAGGCGGCCGACAAGCCGTTGCACGTCTATTCCGATCACCTCGCCGGCAAGGCGTCCGAGGCACTCCGGCAGTTGGGTGTTGAGGTTCGGACGCGCACGAAGGTCGTCGATATCCAGGAGGACCATGTCGTCCTTGAATCGGAAGAGGGGCACGAAACGCTTCCCACGCGGACCGTCCTGTGGACGGCTGGCGTCGCAGCGTCCCCGCTGGGGCGGCTTCTGGCGGATGCAACAGACGCGACGACCGACCGCATCGGGCGTGTGCAGGTCGAACCGGACCTGACGCTGCCGGGGCATCCCGACCTGTTCGTCATCGGCGATCTGGCCCACTGTGCGGACAAGGACGGACGACCGCTGCCGGGTCTGGCCCCCGTGGCGATTCAGCAGGGAAGCTACGTCGCCGACGTCATCGCCAGCCGCCTGCAGAACAAGCCGGCACCGCCGCCGTTCACCTACAAAGACCATGGCAGCATGGCGGTGATCGGGAGGTACGCCGCCATCGCCCGCGTCGGCCGTTTCGAGCTGAGCGGGCTGTTTGCCTGGCTGCTGTGGCTGATGCTCCACCTGATGGAGATCACGCTCTTCCAGAACCGCCTGCTGGTGCTGATCCAGTGGGGATGGGCCTATTTCTTCCGCAGCCGGGCCGCCCGCCTGATTACCGGACCGGTCGAGCCGCTCGTCGAGACCGGCGACGCATCGCGCGAAGAGGTTCCCCAGACGCCGGTCGAAGCAGGTTCGTAA
- a CDS encoding Do family serine endopeptidase, whose product MERYRKSWRPWVVPTTGLAMMTLAAFIVGPAAHDVAAQPLTETEQQAIGDARSLSTAFRVAVNRVMPSVVMIQTAPGEVQTTASDGGRGTLPEGLPEGLMDDPMFRRFFKEMPRKPQQRQPRRQMGTGSGVIIDSSGIVLTNNHVVEGGGKVTVRLHDGREFEAVEVHTDPKTDLAVVKIEGAGSLPAATLGDSDAMEIGDWVLAVGAPFGLRETVTAGIISAKARGIGITEREEFLQTDAAINPGNSGGPLVNLEGQIVGINTAISTASGGYDGVGFAIPVNLAKWVSTQLVEDGKVQRAFLGVSIQEVTAELADQLELDGVEGAAVTEVHPDTPAANAGLKPGDVIVAFDDQVIRTTRDLQKFVEQADLDADHELTVVRDGKTLTLDVDVKPMVGDELAKAGTRGPGPASEFDEFGMELSDLTGSIAEQLGLEETEGVVITSVESGSVADEAGLKAGMVIRWVGSRDVANVDDFRNAVEGKSLEKGILLLVSTGDASRFLVLKQS is encoded by the coding sequence GTGGAAAGATATCGCAAAAGCTGGCGTCCCTGGGTCGTGCCGACCACGGGGCTCGCAATGATGACGCTTGCCGCATTCATCGTGGGACCGGCGGCGCACGATGTGGCAGCTCAGCCGCTCACAGAAACGGAACAACAGGCGATCGGCGATGCCCGTTCGCTGTCGACCGCATTTCGCGTCGCCGTCAATCGGGTGATGCCGTCGGTCGTGATGATTCAGACAGCGCCTGGCGAGGTGCAGACAACCGCCAGCGATGGTGGTCGCGGGACGCTTCCGGAAGGTTTGCCGGAAGGACTGATGGACGATCCGATGTTTCGGCGGTTCTTCAAGGAGATGCCCCGCAAGCCGCAGCAGCGGCAGCCGCGTCGCCAGATGGGGACCGGTTCGGGCGTGATCATCGATTCGTCCGGTATCGTGCTGACGAACAACCACGTCGTCGAAGGTGGCGGCAAAGTGACGGTCCGCCTGCATGACGGCCGCGAGTTTGAAGCGGTCGAAGTGCACACCGACCCCAAGACCGACCTGGCGGTCGTGAAGATCGAAGGGGCTGGCTCCCTGCCGGCCGCGACGCTCGGCGACAGTGACGCCATGGAAATCGGTGACTGGGTGCTCGCCGTTGGTGCCCCCTTCGGGCTGCGTGAAACGGTGACCGCCGGCATCATCAGTGCCAAGGCACGTGGGATCGGCATCACCGAACGCGAAGAGTTTCTGCAGACCGATGCCGCGATCAACCCCGGCAACAGTGGTGGACCGCTGGTCAACCTCGAGGGGCAGATCGTGGGGATCAATACGGCGATCTCCACCGCCAGTGGCGGCTACGACGGCGTCGGCTTTGCGATTCCGGTGAACCTGGCGAAGTGGGTCAGCACACAGCTGGTCGAAGACGGCAAGGTGCAGCGGGCGTTCCTCGGTGTAAGCATCCAGGAAGTGACCGCCGAACTGGCCGACCAGCTCGAACTGGACGGTGTGGAAGGTGCTGCTGTGACGGAAGTTCATCCTGACACGCCGGCCGCGAACGCCGGTCTCAAGCCGGGTGACGTGATCGTCGCCTTCGACGATCAGGTGATCCGCACCACTCGCGACCTGCAGAAGTTTGTGGAACAGGCCGATCTCGATGCCGACCATGAACTCACCGTGGTTCGCGACGGCAAGACGCTGACGCTCGACGTCGACGTCAAGCCGATGGTCGGCGACGAACTGGCCAAAGCCGGCACGCGTGGACCCGGTCCCGCGTCGGAGTTCGATGAGTTCGGCATGGAGCTGAGTGACCTCACCGGTTCCATCGCCGAACAGCTCGGGCTGGAGGAGACCGAAGGCGTGGTGATCACGTCGGTCGAGTCCGGCTCGGTCGCGGACGAAGCCGGTCTGAAGGCGGGGATGGTGATCCGCTGGGTCGGCAGCCGTGATGTCGCGAATGTGGACGACTTCCGCAATGCCGTTGAAGGGAAGTCGCTCGAGAAAGGGATTCTTCTGCTGGTCAGCACCGGCGACGCCTCGCGTTTCCTGGTGCTCAAGCAGAGCTGA